One window from the genome of Oligoflexus sp. encodes:
- a CDS encoding YdeI/OmpD-associated family protein, with translation MQNKFFKTAEAFRTWLNKNGRQETEIWVGFYKKDSGKTGMSLKEAIDEALCAGWVDGLKGSLDDISYRIRFTPRKPKSVWSKINIGHAERLIREGRMTPAGQAQIEAAKADGRWERAYEGAKNAEPPEDFLKALNKNKKAKAFFKTLNRANTFAIYFRITNAKKPETRQRWIERIIAMLENGETFH, from the coding sequence ATGCAAAATAAATTCTTTAAAACCGCAGAGGCCTTTCGAACCTGGCTAAACAAAAACGGTAGGCAGGAAACCGAAATCTGGGTCGGGTTTTATAAGAAAGATTCTGGCAAAACCGGAATGTCCCTGAAGGAAGCCATTGACGAGGCTCTGTGTGCAGGCTGGGTGGATGGCCTCAAGGGCAGTTTGGATGACATCAGCTATCGCATTCGCTTCACACCTCGCAAACCGAAAAGTGTTTGGTCGAAGATCAACATCGGCCACGCGGAACGTTTGATCAGGGAAGGCCGCATGACTCCCGCAGGCCAAGCCCAGATCGAAGCGGCGAAGGCGGATGGACGTTGGGAACGAGCCTATGAAGGTGCGAAAAATGCGGAACCACCGGAAGATTTTCTAAAAGCACTGAATAAAAATAAAAAAGCCAAGGCCTTCTTCAAAACGCTGAATCGCGCTAATACCTTTGCCATCTACTTTCGAATCACGAATGCGAAGAAACCGGAAACGCGCCAACGCTGGATTGAACGCATCATCGCGATGCTGGAAAACGGCGAGACCTTTCACTGA
- a CDS encoding ROK family transcriptional regulator: METVDAAHMRAMNCSILLKLIWKHHRISRADISRITSMSRSTVSAIVTELLDRGLVKELGIGPSNGGRRPMMLAFQEDAYSILGIQISTHTIAVATLNLNGVVRRWVTQPCEVFENPAEALALVQKMIEENAALTFSEEMPLIGIAVAHPTGTDVDFQSWESTLRERLTIPVHMDSDAHFGALAELWWNQSVQPRHVGYFQLSETLGFGFLIRDEQKTYGVSGQLGQLLCKSEGTIKSLVEHLGETSALPRKLSELLEAAASGDAAAESWVSKTAECMALTLYNAQALLQLDRVVIGGLWRSQTQRLKAMVEGLEDKYGRTSPLSVNEWLVPSFRGEQQVALGGGTQVLQHVLDDLSLFPARPNMSIVRESTQEAQVPPLD, from the coding sequence ATGGAAACAGTCGATGCCGCCCACATGCGGGCCATGAACTGCAGCATTCTGCTTAAGCTCATCTGGAAGCATCATCGGATCTCACGAGCGGATATCTCACGCATCACGAGCATGAGTCGGTCCACTGTTTCCGCGATCGTCACGGAGCTTTTGGATCGGGGACTTGTCAAAGAACTCGGCATCGGTCCGTCCAATGGCGGCCGCCGTCCCATGATGCTGGCCTTCCAGGAGGATGCCTATTCCATCCTTGGCATCCAGATCAGTACGCATACCATTGCCGTTGCGACCTTGAATTTGAATGGCGTCGTGCGCCGTTGGGTGACGCAGCCCTGCGAGGTGTTTGAAAATCCCGCCGAGGCTTTGGCCCTTGTTCAAAAAATGATCGAAGAAAACGCGGCGCTCACTTTCAGTGAAGAGATGCCGCTGATCGGCATCGCCGTCGCTCATCCTACCGGGACCGACGTTGATTTTCAAAGTTGGGAAAGCACTCTGCGTGAGCGTCTGACGATTCCTGTGCATATGGATTCCGATGCTCATTTCGGGGCGCTTGCCGAACTTTGGTGGAATCAAAGCGTTCAGCCGCGGCACGTCGGATATTTTCAGCTGAGCGAGACGCTCGGCTTTGGCTTTCTGATTCGTGATGAACAGAAAACCTATGGCGTCAGTGGACAGCTCGGTCAGCTGCTCTGCAAATCCGAAGGCACCATCAAGAGTCTCGTTGAGCATCTTGGTGAGACATCGGCCTTGCCCAGAAAACTCAGTGAGCTATTGGAAGCGGCAGCTTCGGGTGATGCCGCCGCGGAAAGCTGGGTTTCCAAAACTGCCGAGTGTATGGCCTTGACGCTTTACAATGCACAGGCTCTTTTGCAGCTCGACCGCGTTGTGATCGGGGGGCTTTGGCGCAGCCAGACGCAAAGGCTCAAGGCCATGGTCGAAGGTCTGGAAGACAAGTACGGCCGCACCAGTCCGCTGTCGGTGAATGAGTGGCTGGTTCCCAGTTTCCGTGGGGAGCAGCAGGTCGCCCTGGGCGGCGGCACTCAGGTTCTGCAGCATGTGCTGGATGATCTGAGCCTGTTCCCGGCCCGGCCGAATATGTCGATTGTGCGTGAATCGACTCAGGAGGCCCAGGTTCCGCCTTTAGATTGA
- the rpsD gene encoding 30S ribosomal protein S4, whose protein sequence is MARFKGPRLKIMRSLGVQLPGLSRKKWDERKAYPPGMHQGRHRKKVSVYGTQLREKQKLRFNYGLGEKQLRRFVDMSFQMRGDPGENLLQFLERRLDNFVFRAGFAATIPAARQLIVHGHIKVDGKRVNKPSFLMKKGHKVSLADKATKFTHVQASLEQLSLVRPEWIGFDEGAKDATVVSLPTRDSVPFPIEIGQIIEFYSK, encoded by the coding sequence ATGGCTCGTTTTAAAGGCCCCCGTTTAAAAATCATGCGCTCGCTGGGCGTACAGTTGCCTGGTCTGTCCCGTAAGAAGTGGGACGAGCGTAAAGCTTATCCCCCTGGAATGCACCAAGGCCGCCACCGTAAAAAAGTGAGCGTTTACGGTACCCAGTTGCGTGAAAAGCAAAAGCTGCGCTTCAACTACGGTCTCGGCGAAAAACAACTCCGCCGCTTCGTAGATATGAGCTTCCAGATGCGCGGCGATCCCGGCGAAAACCTCCTTCAGTTCCTTGAGCGTCGCCTGGATAACTTCGTCTTCCGTGCTGGTTTCGCTGCAACTATCCCAGCTGCTCGTCAGCTGATCGTTCACGGCCATATCAAAGTCGATGGCAAGCGCGTGAACAAGCCTTCTTTCCTTATGAAAAAAGGCCACAAAGTGAGCCTCGCCGACAAAGCGACCAAGTTCACTCACGTCCAAGCCTCCCTGGAGCAACTCTCGTTGGTTCGCCCTGAGTGGATCGGCTTCGACGAAGGCGCGAAAGACGCGACCGTCGTGAGTCTGCCGACTCGTGATTCGGTGCCTTTCCCTATTGAGATTGGTCAGATCATCGAATTTTACTCGAAGTGA